A single region of the Streptomyces vilmorinianum genome encodes:
- a CDS encoding ABC transporter permease — translation MPDVTKTAATAVEDAVAPPSAAEPTPPAKKEKARSLWGDAWADLRRNPYFIVASVLIFFLLTIAAFPTLFTSASPTTGDLVKHFLGKPELGQIGSEGWLGYDQQGRSVYARLIYGTRASVIVGICVTAMVTVVGGIMGMLAGYFGGVIDAILSRITDIFFGIPFLLGAMVVLQSFVDRTVWVVVFALAFLGWTQMARVMRGAVITVKQADYVHAAKALGAGTTRILFRHILPNAMAPVIVVATIALGGYISAEATLSYLGLGLAAPTVSWGVDISTGVDQIRVAQHILLYPSIMLSITVLAFIMLGEAVRNALDPKLR, via the coding sequence ATGCCTGACGTGACCAAGACCGCAGCCACCGCTGTCGAGGACGCCGTCGCACCCCCCTCCGCGGCGGAGCCCACCCCGCCGGCGAAGAAGGAGAAGGCCCGCAGCCTCTGGGGCGACGCCTGGGCGGACCTGCGCCGCAACCCGTACTTCATCGTCGCGTCGGTGCTGATCTTCTTCCTGCTGACGATCGCCGCCTTCCCGACGCTGTTCACCAGCGCCTCGCCCACGACCGGCGACCTCGTCAAGCACTTCCTGGGCAAGCCCGAACTGGGCCAGATCGGCTCCGAGGGCTGGCTCGGCTACGACCAGCAGGGCCGCTCCGTCTACGCCCGGCTGATCTACGGCACGCGTGCCTCGGTCATCGTCGGCATCTGCGTCACCGCGATGGTCACCGTCGTCGGCGGCATCATGGGCATGCTCGCCGGCTACTTCGGCGGTGTCATCGACGCGATCCTCTCCCGGATCACCGACATCTTCTTCGGCATCCCGTTCCTGCTCGGCGCCATGGTCGTGCTGCAGTCCTTCGTCGACCGCACCGTCTGGGTGGTCGTCTTCGCCCTGGCGTTCCTCGGCTGGACCCAGATGGCCCGTGTCATGCGCGGTGCCGTGATCACCGTCAAGCAGGCCGACTACGTCCACGCGGCGAAGGCGCTCGGCGCCGGCACGACCCGGATCCTGTTCCGGCACATCCTGCCGAACGCCATGGCTCCGGTCATCGTCGTCGCGACCATCGCCCTGGGCGGCTACATCTCCGCCGAGGCCACCCTGTCGTACCTCGGCCTGGGCCTGGCGGCCCCGACCGTCTCCTGGGGTGTGGACATCTCCACCGGTGTCGACCAGATCCGCGTCGCGCAGCACATCCTGCTGTACCCGTCGATCATGCTCAGCATCACCGTTCTGGCGTTCATCATGCTCGGCGAAGCCGTCCGCAACGCCCTCGACCCCAAGCTGCGCTGA
- a CDS encoding ABC transporter permease, which produces MPEPLVPFDDGRAIDHTGAGAPNDLAMEEGESLEKTPGGPLGTGPASKPRSLWSDAWHDLRRNPVFIISGLIILFLVIIAIWPQLIAGGDPLQCDLAKAQEGSQPGHPFGFNGQGCDVYTRTVYGARASVQVGVFATLGVTILGGVLGGLAGFYGGGWDGLLSRLTDVFFAIPVVLGGLVLLSVVTSTTVWPVIGFMVLLGWPQLSRIARGSVITAKQNDYVQAARALGASNSRLLLRHITPNALAPVIVVATIALGTFISLEATLSFLGVGLKPPTVSWGIDISSASPYIRNAPHMLLWPAGALAITVLAFIMLGDAVRDALDPKLR; this is translated from the coding sequence ATGCCTGAGCCGCTTGTGCCGTTCGACGACGGCCGTGCGATCGACCACACCGGTGCCGGAGCCCCGAACGATCTCGCGATGGAGGAAGGCGAGTCCCTGGAGAAGACCCCCGGCGGCCCCCTGGGCACAGGCCCCGCAAGCAAACCCCGCTCCCTTTGGTCCGACGCCTGGCACGACCTGCGGCGCAACCCGGTCTTCATCATCTCGGGCCTGATCATCCTCTTCCTGGTGATCATCGCGATCTGGCCCCAGCTGATCGCCGGCGGCGACCCCCTCCAGTGCGATCTCGCCAAGGCGCAGGAAGGCTCCCAGCCCGGCCACCCCTTCGGCTTCAACGGCCAGGGCTGCGATGTGTACACGCGTACGGTGTACGGTGCCAGGGCCTCCGTGCAGGTCGGAGTGTTCGCCACCCTCGGAGTCACCATCCTCGGCGGCGTCCTCGGCGGCCTGGCCGGCTTCTACGGCGGTGGCTGGGACGGGCTCCTCTCCCGGCTCACCGACGTCTTCTTCGCCATCCCGGTCGTCCTCGGCGGTCTGGTCCTGCTGTCGGTCGTCACCAGCACCACCGTCTGGCCCGTCATCGGCTTCATGGTGCTGCTCGGCTGGCCCCAGCTCTCCCGCATCGCCCGCGGCTCGGTCATCACCGCCAAGCAGAACGACTACGTCCAGGCGGCCCGGGCACTCGGCGCCTCCAACTCCCGCCTCCTGCTGCGCCACATCACTCCCAACGCGCTGGCGCCGGTCATCGTCGTCGCGACCATCGCCCTCGGCACGTTCATCTCCCTGGAGGCGACCCTGTCCTTCCTCGGTGTCGGGCTGAAGCCGCCGACCGTCTCCTGGGGCATCGACATCTCCTCGGCCTCGCCGTACATCCGCAACGCCCCGCACATGCTGCTCTGGCCGGCGGGCGCGCTCGCCATCACCGTGCTCGCGTTCATCATGCTCGGCGACGCGGTGCGCGACGCCCTCGACCCGAAGCTGAGGTAG
- a CDS encoding ABC transporter ATP-binding protein, with product MLLEVHDLHVEFHTRDGVAKAVNGVSYSVDEGETLAVLGESGSGKSVTAQAVMGILDIPPGKITGGEIRFQGQDLLKLKEDERRKVRGAKMAMIFQDALSSLNPVISVGDQLGEMFQVHRGMSRKDSRAKAVELMDRVRIPAAKERVGQYPHQFSGGMRQRIMIAMALSLEPDLIIADEPTTALDVTVQAQVMELLAELQRELNMGLILITHDLGVVADVADKIAVMYAGRIVETAPVHEIYKAPAHPYTRGLLDSIPRLDQKGQELYAIKGLPPNLLAIPPGCSFNPRCPLARDRCRVEEPPLYEVSEERRSACHYWQEAIRG from the coding sequence ATGCTGCTCGAAGTGCACGACCTGCACGTGGAGTTCCACACCCGGGACGGCGTGGCCAAGGCGGTCAACGGGGTCAGCTACTCGGTCGACGAGGGCGAGACGCTGGCCGTGCTCGGCGAGTCCGGCTCCGGCAAGTCCGTCACCGCCCAGGCCGTCATGGGCATCCTCGACATCCCGCCGGGGAAGATCACCGGCGGTGAGATCCGCTTCCAGGGCCAGGACCTGCTGAAGCTCAAGGAGGACGAGCGGCGCAAGGTCCGCGGCGCGAAGATGGCGATGATCTTCCAGGACGCGCTGTCCTCCCTCAACCCCGTCATCAGCGTCGGCGACCAGCTCGGCGAGATGTTCCAGGTCCACCGGGGGATGTCGCGCAAGGACTCCCGGGCCAAGGCTGTCGAGCTCATGGACCGGGTGCGCATCCCGGCGGCCAAGGAGAGGGTCGGGCAGTACCCCCACCAGTTCTCCGGCGGCATGCGCCAGCGCATCATGATCGCGATGGCGCTCTCCCTCGAACCGGACCTGATCATCGCCGACGAGCCCACCACGGCCCTCGACGTCACCGTCCAGGCCCAGGTGATGGAGCTCCTGGCCGAGCTCCAGCGCGAGCTCAACATGGGCCTCATCCTCATCACCCACGACCTCGGCGTCGTCGCCGACGTCGCCGACAAGATCGCGGTGATGTACGCCGGCCGGATCGTCGAGACCGCCCCCGTCCACGAGATCTACAAGGCACCCGCTCATCCCTACACCCGGGGCCTGCTCGACTCGATCCCGCGGCTGGACCAGAAGGGCCAGGAGCTGTACGCGATCAAGGGCCTCCCCCCGAACCTGCTGGCCATCCCGCCGGGCTGCTCCTTCAACCCGCGCTGCCCGCTGGCCCGGGACCGGTGCCGCGTCGAGGAGCCGCCGCTGTACGAGGTGTCGGAGGAACGCCGCAGCGCGTGTCACTACTGGCAGGAGGCCATCCGTGGCTGA
- a CDS encoding peptide ABC transporter substrate-binding protein — protein MRGAKSAKWVVGAIVVALAATACGGGKSDGGSDAKGAVDPNGIFSIELGEPEKPLLTGDTMESNGSAVMAGLFSTLVDYKADGSLEMINAESVTTTDSKTWTVKLKSGWTFHDGTPVTSKSFVDAWNWNANITNAQGLASWFADIKGFEKLHPEAEGAKPTADKLDGLKVVDDNTFTIELTKAVPYFGHKLAYIVFAPLPESFYKDPAAGGEKPVGNGPYKFKSWDHKKQIEIVRFDGYKGPNKAKNGGVVFKNYTTVEAAYEDLKSGNVDVLRTIGPKDLPVYRQDLGDRAVDQAYSAIQTLAIAFYADQWKKPKQVDPRVIQGLSMAIDRATITKTVLNGTREPATGWVAKGVLGYQPNAVEVTKFDPAKAKELIKAGGGVPNNEIFIQFNADGGHKEWVDAVCNSITQATQVKCTGDSKPDFQADLTARKSKQVKSIYRSGWVLDYPVNANFISDLFRTGAGGNQGGFSNAELDAKIAAADTAATLDESVKAYQAIEKDLVNYMPSIPLWYYKVNAGYSEKVSGVQYGQDGDPILTGVEVKK, from the coding sequence ATGCGCGGTGCCAAGAGCGCCAAGTGGGTAGTGGGCGCGATCGTCGTCGCCCTGGCAGCGACCGCCTGTGGCGGGGGTAAGAGCGACGGTGGCAGCGACGCCAAGGGCGCTGTGGACCCGAACGGGATCTTCTCCATCGAGCTCGGTGAGCCGGAGAAGCCCCTGCTCACCGGTGACACGATGGAGTCCAACGGCTCCGCCGTCATGGCCGGCCTGTTCTCGACCCTGGTCGACTACAAGGCCGACGGCTCGCTGGAGATGATCAACGCCGAGTCGGTCACCACCACCGACTCGAAGACCTGGACCGTCAAGCTCAAGTCGGGCTGGACCTTCCACGACGGCACCCCGGTGACCTCGAAGTCCTTCGTGGACGCGTGGAACTGGAACGCCAACATCACGAACGCCCAGGGTCTGGCGTCCTGGTTCGCCGACATCAAGGGCTTCGAGAAGCTCCACCCGGAGGCGGAGGGCGCCAAGCCGACCGCCGACAAGCTCGACGGCCTCAAGGTCGTCGACGACAACACCTTCACCATCGAGCTCACGAAGGCCGTTCCGTACTTCGGCCACAAGCTCGCCTACATCGTCTTCGCTCCGCTCCCGGAGTCCTTCTACAAGGACCCGGCCGCGGGCGGCGAGAAGCCGGTCGGCAACGGTCCCTACAAGTTCAAGAGCTGGGACCACAAGAAGCAGATCGAGATCGTCCGCTTCGACGGCTACAAGGGCCCGAACAAGGCGAAGAACGGCGGTGTGGTCTTCAAGAACTACACCACCGTCGAGGCCGCCTACGAGGACCTGAAGTCGGGCAACGTCGACGTCCTGCGGACGATCGGCCCGAAGGACCTCCCGGTCTACCGTCAGGACCTCGGCGACCGCGCCGTGGACCAGGCGTACTCCGCCATCCAGACGCTCGCCATCGCCTTCTACGCCGACCAGTGGAAGAAGCCGAAGCAGGTCGACCCGCGCGTCATCCAGGGTCTGTCCATGGCGATCGACCGCGCCACCATCACCAAGACGGTGCTCAACGGCACCCGTGAGCCCGCCACCGGCTGGGTCGCCAAGGGTGTTCTCGGCTACCAGCCGAACGCGGTCGAGGTCACCAAGTTCGACCCGGCCAAGGCCAAGGAGCTCATCAAGGCCGGCGGCGGCGTCCCGAACAACGAGATCTTCATCCAGTTCAACGCGGATGGCGGTCACAAGGAGTGGGTCGACGCGGTCTGCAACAGCATCACGCAGGCGACCCAGGTCAAGTGCACCGGCGACAGCAAGCCGGACTTCCAGGCCGACCTGACCGCTCGTAAGAGCAAGCAGGTCAAGTCGATCTACCGCTCCGGCTGGGTGCTCGACTACCCGGTCAACGCCAACTTCATCAGCGACCTGTTCCGCACGGGCGCGGGTGGCAACCAGGGCGGCTTCTCCAACGCGGAGCTGGACGCCAAGATCGCGGCCGCCGACACCGCCGCCACGCTCGACGAGTCGGTGAAGGCGTACCAGGCCATCGAGAAGGACCTGGTCAACTACATGCCGTCGATCCCGCTCTGGTACTACAAGGTCAACGCGGGCTACTCGGAGAAGGTCTCCGGCGTTCAGTACGGCCAGGACGGCGACCCGATCCTGACCGGCGTCGAGGTCAAGAAGTAA
- a CDS encoding ABC transporter permease, with amino-acid sequence MGRYVARRLLQMIPVFLGTTLLIFLMVYSLPGDPVAGLFGDKGVDPATLAAKKKELGLDLPLWQQYWNYMTNIILHFDFGTQIRNGRPVTEVLGDAFPITLQLAALAFAFEMIFGLGLGVIAGLRAGRLADNAVLIFTLLIISIPVFVLGFIVKMVFAFELGWIAPNVSNEQLWSELIAPAIVLGGLSLAYVARLTRTSMAENLRADYMRTAVAKGLPKRRVIGVHLMRNSMIPVVTFLGTDIGALMGGAIVTERIFNVKGVGGLIAESITRREGTTLVGLVTILVIIYLVTSLLIDLLYAVLDPRIRYA; translated from the coding sequence ATGGGGCGTTATGTCGCACGACGACTGCTCCAGATGATCCCGGTATTCCTCGGGACGACCCTGCTGATCTTCCTCATGGTCTACAGCCTGCCCGGCGACCCCGTGGCGGGGCTGTTCGGCGACAAGGGTGTCGATCCGGCGACGCTCGCCGCGAAGAAGAAGGAACTGGGACTGGATCTGCCACTCTGGCAGCAGTACTGGAACTACATGACCAATATCATCCTGCACTTCGACTTCGGGACGCAGATCCGTAACGGGCGCCCGGTCACCGAAGTGCTGGGTGACGCGTTCCCCATCACCCTGCAGCTCGCCGCGCTGGCCTTCGCCTTCGAGATGATCTTCGGTCTCGGCCTCGGCGTCATCGCCGGTCTGCGGGCGGGGCGCCTGGCCGACAACGCCGTCCTGATCTTCACGCTGCTGATCATCTCGATCCCGGTCTTCGTGCTCGGCTTCATCGTCAAGATGGTGTTCGCCTTCGAGCTGGGCTGGATCGCGCCGAACGTCAGCAACGAGCAGCTGTGGTCCGAGCTGATCGCGCCCGCCATCGTGCTCGGCGGTCTCTCCCTCGCCTACGTCGCGCGGCTCACCCGCACGTCCATGGCGGAGAACCTGCGCGCCGACTACATGCGTACGGCCGTCGCCAAGGGCCTCCCGAAGCGGCGCGTCATCGGTGTCCACCTGATGCGCAACTCGATGATCCCCGTCGTCACCTTCCTCGGCACCGACATCGGCGCCCTGATGGGCGGCGCGATCGTCACCGAGCGCATCTTCAACGTCAAGGGTGTCGGCGGTCTGATCGCCGAGTCGATCACCCGGCGTGAAGGTACGACCCTGGTCGGCCTCGTCACCATCCTGGTGATCATCTACCTCGTCACCAGCCTGCTCATCGACCTGCTGTACGCGGTCCTGGACCCGAGGATCCGTTATGCCTGA
- a CDS encoding ABC transporter ATP-binding protein has protein sequence MAELSKNGEAADATPNVTEVHTVDAASEAEAVAALEAPVERGEPILQVRNLVKHFPLTQGILFKKQVGAVKAVDGVSFDLYQGETLGIVGESGCGKSTVAKLLMNLERATAGEVFYKGQDITKLSGRALKAVRRNIQMVFQDPYTSLNPRMTVGDIIGEPFDIHPEVAPKGDRRRKVQELLDVVGLNPEYINRYPHQFSGGQRQRIGIARGLALNPEIIICDEPVSALDVSVQAQVINLMEKLQDEFNLSYVFIAHDLSIVRHISDRVGVMYLGKMAEIGTDSQIYDHPTHPYTQALLSAVPVPDPEAREGRERIILTGDVPSPANPPSGCRFRTRCWKAQEKCSTEVPLLAIPERFQGLDTLAAHESACHFAEEKDVVHAS, from the coding sequence ATGGCTGAGCTCAGCAAGAACGGTGAGGCCGCGGACGCGACTCCGAACGTCACCGAGGTGCACACGGTGGACGCCGCGAGCGAGGCGGAGGCCGTAGCCGCCCTCGAGGCGCCGGTCGAGCGCGGTGAGCCGATCCTGCAGGTGCGCAACCTGGTCAAGCACTTCCCGCTGACCCAGGGCATCCTGTTCAAGAAGCAGGTCGGCGCGGTCAAGGCCGTGGACGGGGTCTCCTTCGACCTCTACCAGGGCGAGACCCTCGGCATCGTCGGCGAGTCCGGCTGTGGCAAGTCCACCGTCGCCAAGCTACTGATGAACCTGGAGCGTGCCACCGCGGGCGAGGTCTTCTACAAGGGCCAGGACATCACCAAGCTGTCCGGGCGCGCGCTGAAGGCCGTCCGCCGGAACATCCAGATGGTGTTCCAGGACCCGTACACCTCGCTCAACCCGCGTATGACCGTGGGCGACATCATCGGCGAGCCCTTCGACATCCACCCCGAGGTGGCCCCGAAGGGCGACCGGCGCCGCAAGGTGCAGGAGCTGCTCGATGTGGTCGGTCTGAACCCCGAGTACATCAACCGCTACCCGCACCAGTTCTCCGGCGGTCAGCGCCAGCGCATCGGCATCGCCCGAGGCCTCGCGCTCAACCCGGAGATCATCATCTGCGACGAGCCGGTCTCGGCCCTGGACGTCTCCGTCCAGGCGCAGGTCATCAACCTGATGGAGAAGCTGCAGGACGAGTTCAACCTCTCCTACGTCTTCATCGCGCACGACCTGTCGATCGTCCGGCACATCTCCGACCGGGTCGGCGTGATGTACCTCGGCAAGATGGCCGAGATCGGTACGGACTCGCAGATCTACGACCACCCGACGCACCCCTACACCCAGGCGCTGCTGTCGGCGGTCCCGGTCCCGGACCCGGAGGCCCGTGAGGGCCGCGAGCGGATCATCCTCACCGGTGACGTCCCCTCGCCGGCCAACCCGCCGTCGGGCTGCCGCTTCCGCACCCGATGCTGGAAGGCGCAGGAGAAGTGCTCGACCGAGGTTCCGCTCCTCGCCATCCCGGAGCGCTTCCAGGGTCTGGACACCCTGGCCGCGCACGAGTCGGCGTGCCACTTCGCCGAGGAGAAGGACGTCGTGCACGCGTCCTGA
- a CDS encoding ABC transporter ATP-binding protein → MSIIDKTASVPAPREGNEYNGPLLEVRDLHVEFHTRDGVAKAVNGVNYSVSAGETLAVLGESGSGKSVTAQAIMGILDMPPGKIPQGEIFFRGEDMLKMSYEERRKIRGRKIAMIFQDALSSLNPVLTVGYQLGEMFRVHHGLSKKAAKAKAIELMDKVKIPAAAARVNDYPHQFSGGMRQRIMIAMALALEPDLIIADEPTTALDVTVQAQVMDLLAELQREYNMGLILITHDLGVVADVADKIAVMYAGRIVEQAPVHELYKRPAHPYTRGLLDSIPRLDQKGQELYAIKGLPPNLLRVPTGCAFNPRCPKADDICRTEIPALAPVTEQDGTELPGRGSACHFWKETIHG, encoded by the coding sequence GTGAGCATCATCGACAAGACCGCGAGCGTCCCCGCTCCGCGCGAGGGCAACGAATACAACGGGCCGCTGCTCGAAGTCCGCGACCTGCACGTGGAGTTCCACACCCGCGACGGTGTCGCCAAGGCGGTCAACGGCGTCAACTACAGCGTGAGCGCGGGCGAGACGCTGGCCGTGCTCGGCGAGTCCGGCTCCGGCAAGTCCGTCACCGCGCAGGCCATCATGGGCATCCTCGACATGCCGCCCGGCAAGATCCCGCAGGGCGAGATCTTCTTCCGCGGCGAGGACATGCTCAAGATGTCCTACGAGGAGCGCCGGAAGATCCGCGGCCGGAAGATCGCGATGATCTTCCAGGACGCGCTGTCCTCCCTCAACCCGGTCCTCACCGTCGGCTACCAGCTCGGCGAGATGTTCCGGGTGCACCACGGCCTGTCCAAGAAGGCGGCCAAGGCCAAGGCCATCGAGCTGATGGACAAGGTCAAGATCCCCGCCGCCGCGGCGCGGGTCAACGACTACCCCCACCAGTTCTCCGGCGGTATGCGCCAGCGCATCATGATCGCCATGGCGCTCGCCCTGGAGCCGGACCTGATCATCGCGGACGAGCCCACCACGGCGCTCGACGTGACGGTCCAGGCCCAGGTCATGGACCTCCTCGCGGAGCTCCAGCGCGAATACAACATGGGCCTGATCCTGATCACCCACGACCTCGGCGTCGTCGCCGACGTCGCGGACAAGATCGCGGTCATGTACGCCGGCCGGATCGTCGAGCAGGCGCCGGTGCACGAGCTGTACAAGCGCCCCGCCCACCCGTACACCCGGGGTCTGCTCGACTCGATCCCGCGCCTGGACCAGAAGGGCCAGGAGCTGTACGCGATCAAGGGCCTGCCGCCCAACCTGCTCCGTGTGCCCACCGGTTGCGCCTTCAACCCGCGCTGCCCCAAGGCCGACGACATCTGCCGCACGGAGATCCCGGCGCTCGCGCCGGTGACCGAGCAGGACGGCACGGAGCTGCCGGGCCGCGGCAGCGCCTGCCACTTCTGGAAGGAGACGATCCATGGCTGA
- a CDS encoding peptide ABC transporter substrate-binding protein has translation MRGATHAKWAALAVAVALTATACGGGDDGGGGGADGIVSSSWGDPQNPLEPANTNEVQGGKVLSMIFRGLKQYDPKTGEALNMLAENIETTDSTNFTIVVKDGWTFSNGEKVTAKSFVDAWNYGAHLKNNQKNASFFGQIEGYDQVHPESGEATAETMSGLKVVNDTTFTVKLTQKFSTWPETLGYAAFAPLPSTFFSDHDAWLSKPVGNGPYTVDSYAKGSQMELKRWDGYPGNDKAQNGGVTLKVYTDNNTAYTDLTAGNLDLVDDVPASQLKNVQADLGDRYINTPAGIIQTLGFPFYDPAWNKPGQEKLRQGLSMAINRQQITETIFQKTRTPAVDWTSPVLGEEGGFSELCGDFCEYNADEAKKLVAEGGGIPGGTMTISYNADTGSHKEWVDAVCNSINNALGNNRACVGNPIGTFADFRSQVSTQKMKGPFRAGWQMDYPLIQNFLQPLYYTNASSNDGKWSNQDFDRLVNQANAESDTAKAVETFQQAEEVLRDDMGAIPLWYQNGSAGYSERISDVTLNPFSVPVYNEIKVS, from the coding sequence ATGCGCGGAGCCACCCACGCCAAGTGGGCCGCACTCGCCGTCGCCGTCGCCCTCACGGCCACGGCCTGCGGCGGGGGAGACGACGGCGGAGGTGGTGGCGCCGACGGCATCGTGAGTTCCTCGTGGGGCGACCCGCAGAACCCCCTGGAGCCGGCGAACACCAACGAGGTCCAGGGCGGCAAGGTCCTCTCCATGATCTTCCGCGGTCTCAAACAGTACGACCCGAAGACCGGCGAGGCCCTGAACATGCTCGCCGAGAACATCGAGACGACCGACTCGACCAACTTCACGATCGTCGTGAAGGACGGCTGGACCTTCTCCAACGGCGAGAAAGTGACCGCCAAGTCCTTCGTGGACGCCTGGAACTACGGCGCCCATCTGAAGAACAACCAGAAGAACGCCTCCTTCTTCGGCCAGATCGAGGGCTACGACCAGGTCCACCCCGAGAGCGGCGAGGCCACCGCCGAGACCATGTCCGGCCTCAAGGTCGTCAACGACACGACCTTCACGGTCAAGCTCACCCAGAAGTTCTCGACCTGGCCCGAGACCCTCGGCTACGCCGCCTTCGCCCCGCTGCCCTCGACGTTCTTCAGCGACCACGACGCCTGGCTCTCCAAGCCCGTCGGCAACGGCCCGTACACCGTCGACTCGTACGCCAAGGGCTCCCAGATGGAGCTGAAGCGCTGGGACGGCTACCCCGGCAACGACAAGGCACAGAACGGCGGCGTGACCCTCAAGGTCTACACCGACAACAACACCGCCTACACCGATCTGACGGCCGGCAACCTCGACCTCGTCGACGACGTGCCCGCCTCCCAGCTCAAGAACGTCCAGGCGGACCTCGGCGACCGGTACATCAACACCCCCGCCGGCATCATCCAGACCCTCGGCTTCCCGTTCTACGACCCCGCCTGGAACAAGCCCGGCCAGGAGAAACTCCGCCAGGGCCTGTCCATGGCGATCAACCGCCAGCAGATCACCGAGACGATCTTCCAGAAGACCCGCACCCCCGCCGTCGACTGGACCTCCCCGGTCCTCGGCGAGGAGGGCGGCTTCAGCGAGCTCTGCGGCGACTTCTGCGAGTACAACGCGGACGAGGCCAAGAAGCTGGTCGCAGAGGGCGGCGGCATCCCCGGCGGCACGATGACGATCTCGTACAACGCCGACACCGGCTCCCACAAGGAGTGGGTGGACGCCGTGTGCAACTCCATCAACAACGCGCTCGGCAACAACAGGGCCTGCGTCGGCAACCCGATCGGCACCTTCGCCGACTTCCGCAGCCAGGTCAGCACGCAGAAGATGAAGGGCCCGTTCCGCGCCGGCTGGCAGATGGACTACCCGCTCATCCAGAACTTCCTCCAGCCGCTCTACTACACCAACGCCTCGTCCAACGACGGCAAGTGGAGCAATCAGGACTTCGACAGGCTCGTCAACCAGGCCAACGCCGAGTCCGACACGGCGAAGGCCGTCGAGACCTTCCAGCAGGCCGAGGAAGTCCTGCGGGACGACATGGGCGCCATCCCGCTCTGGTACCAGAACGGCAGCGCCGGCTACTCGGAGCGGATCTCCGACGTGACCCTGAACCCCTTCAGCGTCCCCGTCTACAACGAGATCAAGGTCTCCTGA
- a CDS encoding ABC transporter permease, whose translation MGRYVIRRLLQMIPVFIGATLLIFLMVNVMGDPIAGLCGDRACDPATAAQLEKEFGLDKPVWQQYLIYMGNLFTGDFGTAFNGQPVTELMASAFPVTIRLTIVAILFEIVIGISLGVLTGLKRGRPVDTTVLLLTLVVLSVPTFVTGLLLQLLLGVEWGWIKPAVSSDAPFNELIVPGLVLASVSLAYVTRLTRTSIAENKRADYVRTAVAKGLPRQRVITRHLLRNSLIPVVTFIGADIGALMGGAIVTERIFNIHGVGYQLYQGIVRQNTQTVVGFVTVLVIVFLVANLLVDLLYAVLDPRIRYA comes from the coding sequence ATGGGACGTTATGTGATCCGGCGTCTGCTGCAGATGATCCCGGTCTTCATCGGCGCCACGCTGCTGATCTTCCTGATGGTGAACGTGATGGGCGACCCCATCGCCGGCCTCTGCGGCGACCGTGCCTGCGACCCGGCGACCGCCGCCCAGCTGGAGAAGGAGTTCGGCCTCGACAAGCCCGTCTGGCAGCAATACCTGATCTACATGGGCAACCTCTTCACCGGCGACTTCGGTACGGCCTTCAACGGCCAGCCGGTGACCGAGTTGATGGCCAGCGCCTTCCCCGTCACCATCCGGCTCACCATCGTCGCGATCCTCTTCGAGATCGTCATCGGCATCAGCCTCGGCGTCCTGACGGGCCTGAAGCGCGGCCGTCCCGTCGACACCACCGTGCTGCTGCTGACGCTCGTCGTCCTCTCCGTCCCGACCTTCGTCACCGGTCTGCTGCTCCAGCTGCTGCTCGGCGTGGAGTGGGGCTGGATCAAGCCCGCCGTCTCGTCCGACGCCCCCTTCAACGAGCTGATCGTCCCCGGCCTGGTCCTCGCCTCCGTGTCCCTCGCGTACGTCACCCGGCTCACCCGGACCTCGATCGCCGAGAACAAGCGCGCCGACTACGTCCGAACCGCCGTCGCCAAGGGCCTGCCGCGCCAACGGGTCATCACCCGCCATCTGCTGCGCAACTCGCTCATCCCGGTGGTCACCTTCATCGGCGCCGACATCGGCGCGCTGATGGGCGGAGCCATCGTCACCGAGCGGATCTTCAACATCCATGGCGTCGGCTACCAGCTCTACCAGGGCATCGTCCGCCAGAACACCCAGACCGTCGTCGGCTTCGTGACCGTCCTCGTCATCGTCTTCCTGGTGGCCAACCTGCTCGTCGACCTCCTGTACGCCGTCCTTGACCCGAGGATCCGCTATGCCTGA